The genomic interval ATGGTGGCCAGCACGATCAGCGGCAGTGTCATCCAGCCGGGGGCCAACAGGTAGAAGGGGTTCTCGATGGCTTCTGGGTGGTTCAGCAGCAAAGCGCCCTGGCCGAAGTAGTTGAGCAGCAGCGCCGGCATCACCCAGCAATTCCATGCCAGCTGGATCGGACCCCGTCCGAAGTGCCCCATGTCGGCATAGAGGGCCTCGGCTCCGGTCACGCACAACACCACAGCGCCCAGCACCACGAAGGCCGTTCCCGGTCTCGCCAGCAGGAAATCCAGGGCGTAGAGCGGGTTGATGGCTGCCAGTATGGCGGGCGTCTTGGCTATTTCGAGTACGCCGAGCAGTGCCAGTATGGTGAACCAGAGCAGCATGACGGGCCCGAACCAGCGTCCGATCCCGGCGGTGCCGTAGTGCTGGACGCCAAACAGCACCACCAGCACGATCAGGGCGATGGGGAGCACGAAGGGCGCAAGCTCCGGGGCCATGATCTCCAGCCCCTCGACGGCGGAGAGGACGGATATCGCAGGAGTGATCACCGCATCCCCGACAAAGAGCCCCACTCCGGCCAGCCCCAGCAGCATCACGACGGTGCGTGCGCGGGTGGAGAGGCGCCGGGCGGCGAGGGAGGCCAGGGTCAGTATGCCCCCTTCCCCCTTGTTGTCAGCCTTCAGCACCAGCAACACATATTTGAGGGACACGACGAGCATGATGGTCCAGAAGAAGAGGGAGACTATGGCATAGATCTCTTCTTTACCCGGCTCTAGCCCCATATTCCCGGCAAAACTCTGTTTCAGGGCATAAAGCGGACTGGTGCCTATGTCACCGTAGACGACCCCCAAAGCCGCCAGCGTGATGGTCATGCGACCTCGCCCCGCTTCGTTGCTCATTATGAAATCCCATTTCAATTCATTATGTTAACCATAGTATGGCTCGCTATCTCGAAAGTGAAATGGCGACTGCTGGCGGGCCGTTCGGGTTGAACCTTTTGCTGTCTGCCCGTTCCACCGGTAGCCATGGGCTCTCGTAGCCTCTGGAGGGGCAAGAGCGTTTCTCCTCGGTGTATGGGGCGTTGCAGAGGAGCCAGCCGCGGATCCAGGTCCATTCTGCACGAATGTTCGGCGGGCGGCGGCCAGAACCCTATGGACAGCCGGTGAATTCAGGCCAAGTTCAGCGCTCCCCCGGTATGGTGCCCGGCGTCGATGCGAGGCAACGAATGGCAAACTGAGGTGGCTGCAGGCTGAGCTCTGTCCGTTTCTCTTCAAGGCCGCCAAGGCACTGAGGGACGGCGGTATGGGGTGACATCCTGAACCGGGTTTGCTCTCACGGACGACGCCCCTTTTCTGCCGCGACGAGCGGCCGTCCCCATGCCGCTCCATGATCTCTTTCTGCCGCACCGGCGGCCCCCATTCTCATGCCGTCCAGGAGGACATATGACCGAATGCCATCTGCCCAAGTGCAACCCCGCCTCTCTCATTCGCCAGATAGGGATAGGTCTGGCGGCCGGCGGCCTCTGCTTGCTGATACTGAGCTATGTGAGCCCTGCTCGACAGAGCGCCCCTGAGACGGCCCCCGCGCCAGCAGAAGCCTCCTCGCCCCAATCCCAGACGAGCGGCGCCGCGGCAACCGCCCGCCAGGGGGATGAGGCGAGCTTCCCCCTGCCGGCGCTGACGGCCGGAGCTGATGGAGAGAAAGGAGAGGGGATGACCGCCGGGGTGACAGTCACCCCCATGATGGGCGAGCCGAGCACGGCCCTCTCCACAGGGCCGCAAGAGATAGCGGCGCAAGAGCAGGAGCCACCCATGGGGATACCGGCGAGCCTCCCCCCAGCAGCGCCTCAGCCTGTGGCCAAGGCTGCAGTCCCCTCCGAGCCGGTGCCCAGGCCTGCCTCCAAACCGTCGCCCACGTCCGAGAGCAAGCCCGAAATAAAGCCTGCGGCCAAGGCGCAAGCCACGGCGCCCGGCAAGGTGAGTCTGACGCCAGCCAGGGTCCTGCAACAGAAGAACGGCAACCACCTCAGCGTTCAACTGATGGGGTCCCGCAGCCTAGAGGCGATAGCGCAGTTTGTGCTCGCCAACCGGCTCACTGGCCAGGTGTGGGTCTATCAGACCCGGTTCAACGCCGGCCCCTGGTACGTGGTGCTGAAGGGGGAGTATGCCGGCATGAGCCAGGCCCAGGCGGCCATTCGCACGCTGTCGCCAGCCCTGCAGAAGGCGGATCCCTGGCCCAAGTCATTCGCCCAGGTGAAGCGCGAATTGCAGCAGTAACCCTGCTGCCTGGATGACGGGGCTCAGCCCTTGCGGCTGGCGAGCTGAGCTTGTCCGTGATCGTCGCCTGTACAGGCCCCGCCCGGGGATCCCCTTCGCCATCTGTCCAAGACAAAAAACAGCCGCAAGGCGGCTGAAAAAGCGAGTCATCGTTCGTGACCAGTCCGTAGGCATTCGCTCACATCGCTCGTGCGGCCAGGTGCGGCACCTGAGCGGGCCGGGTCTGGGAGCGGATCCTCATCCGTTCTTCCCGTTATCCGTTCATCTGGGCAGGTTGCAGCCGCTTGCCGCTGCCTACCACCAGCGTGGCCACCATCAACAGCACAGCGCTGCCAGTCAAGGTGGCGTCTATGGTGTAGTGATCGAGCAGCCAGCCTCCGATGCCAGCTCCCAGCATGATGGAGAGCTGGATGGCGGCAACGATGAGGCCGCCACCACTCTCGGGGGCATCCTGGATCCCCCGGGCTATCCAGGCGGACCAGGCCACTGGAATGGCGGCATTGATGGCGCCCCACAGGGTCAGCATCAGCGCGACGCCCCAGAAGGAGTGCTGCATGGTGAGCAGGCCAAGGGTGATGAGACCAAGTATCAGGGGCAGCCATCGCAGCAGCCGATAGAGGTGGCGATGCAGGGTGGCGCTGGCCACTGCGGTGCCCACGAAACCGGCCATTCCCAGTGCCAGCAGCAGGGAGGAGAGCTCCGGCAGGCTTGTTTGTGTACGCGTTTCCAGAAACGGCCGGAAGTAGGTAAACGCACAGAAGGCGCCAGCAAAGGTGAGCATGACGCCGAGCATGGCCATCGCCACATTGGGCCGCGTCAGCAGTCCCAACGCTTGTGCCATGCGGCGTTCGCTTCGCATCGAGGGCAGGCTGGCTGCCATCCATAGCAGGTTCAGCACCACCAGCGGGGTTAGCAGCCAGAACACGCCCCGCCAGCCGATGATGCCACCCAGATAACTGCCGAGCGGAGCGGCAAAGGCGGTCGCGACGGCATTGCCGGTGTACATCAGACCGAGGGCTCTGGGTACCGAGTCGGAGGCCACCAGCCTCATGATGGTGGCGGTGGCCAGTGCCCAGAATCCGCCGATGACTATCCCGAGCAGGGCCCGGGCCAGCATCAGCAGTGCAAAGTTGGGGCTCAGCGCGATCAGGATGAGGGATAGCAGCATCACCAGTGTCAATACCATCAGCACATGGCGCCGCTCATGGTGGGCGCAGACCCGGGTGACCAGCAGGCTGGCGATGACGGCGAAGAGACCCGAGATGGAGATGGCAAGGCCCGCCTGACCATCACTGACACCGAGATCGCGGGCGATCGGGGTCAGCAGGCTGACCGGCATAAACTCTGCGGCGATCAGCAGGGCCACGCAGAGGGACATGGCCCCCACGGCCCCCCAATGCTCTTGTACCACGGGGGCGGATTCGACAGCGGCATGATGAGTCTTCATTTCACGACCTGATATTGAAGGAATGATGGTGCGTCATTTGACGGCTTCAATGGTGAGGGCGCCCGAGGGCTGGGCGGTCAAGGCATCCAGACCCGATTCAATGCGCCCCAGCTTGATAAGTCCGGTTGAATAGCCAAAGTCCCGATAGAAGATCGCGAGATTTCCCCAGGGGGCGTAATAGGTGAGATCCCCCACGCCCGGGTCTATACCCTTTGGGGCGCCCAGCGTGATCAATTTGCGCGGCAGATAGGCAATTTTTTCGGTCTCGGCGTAATCCTCGATCGGCAGTGTCAGGGGGAGCATGGCGAAAAAGTCCCGGGCGCTGTGATTATCTTCCAACCTGGCCGTGATGATCTGGCCGGCGATCGTCATCTTGATATTCATGGTCTCTCTTGGGTTCTGATTTGCTGTTCGGGTGGCGGCTGACGCACAGGTCACCATCAGGAGCAGGGTTATCGCACAGGCGAATATGCCTCTGATCATCATTCGTCTCCCTGCATGGGCGCGGATTAGTCAGATGAGAAAAACGCGGCTAAGGGGCCGCCGCGTTTTCGGCACTTACTTCAGGTTGGTCTGGAAGAACTGTTCAATCTTGTCAAACGGGATCTTGTCCACCTGATCGTACAGATCGACGTGGTTGGCGCCTTTGACGATGTACAACTCCTTAGGCTCATTGGCTGCCGCGTAAGCGGTCTCGCTAAAGTAGCGTGAATGAGCTTTTTCGCCGTGAACCAGCAGCAGCGGACGTGGCGATATCTCCTTGATGTAACTCAATATCGGCATATTCATAAACGAGATCGGTGTGGTCTGGGTCCATGCGTTACCTGAGTTGACAGCCCTCGGGTGGTAGCCGCGCTTGGTCATGTAGTAGTCGTGGTAGTCCACCAGAAATTGCGCCTCGCCACCCTTAAGGGTGTTGTAGGCGGGTTGGTAGGCTGGCGCACCGTTTTCGGCATCCTGCCAACGCTGTTGACTCAATTGCTCCAGTACCTTGGTTCGTTGATCAAGGGTCATGCTGTCGTTGTAGCCCTTGTACATGACGCGGGTCATGTCGTACATGGTACTGGCGACCACGGCTTTGACCCGCTTGTCCACAGCGGTCGCATTGAGGGCCATGCCGCCCCAACCGCAGATACCTATGATGCCAATGCGGTTAGGGTCTACTTCTTTTTGCAGGCCGAGGAAATCGATGGCGGCACTGAAGTCTTCGGTGTTGATGTCGGGCGAGGCCACATTGCGCGGTTGGCCGCCGCTCTCGCCGGTGTAGGAGGGATCAAACGCCAGCGTGGCAAAGCCGCGCTCGGCCAGGATCTGGGCATAGAGGCCGCTCGACTGCTCTTTTACGGCACCAAATGGACCGCCCAAGGCAATCGCGGCGAGCTTGGCAGCCCCCCGATTTTTCGGCAGATAGAGGTCGGCGACCAGGGTCAGGCCGTAGCGGTTCTTGAAGCTCACCTTGCGATGCTCGACCTTGTCGCTTTGAGCAAAGGTCTTGTCCCATTGGGTCAGCATGGAGACAGGTTCTGTGGGATTGGCCGTTTGGGCATGGCTCATGGTGGAGACCCCGGTTAATGCTGCGCCCAGCAGCAGGGCAGACGCGACAGCTGTCAGCTTCTTGGGAAGAACATTCATGGTAAAGCTCCTTGAATTCGGATTTCTGATTCGTGGTCCTGAGGAGGGCTTGATGGTGTTGTGACCCAGGCACTGCATTCTAGTTAGAACTGATGGTGATGATTAGGCGGGTATTTTTGATAACATTAATGCGAAATAGTTATTAATTTGGCGTTCAATGGGCGTTGAACAGGCCATGGCTGGCTGAAAATAGATGGGTGGAACAAGATGACAAGCCGCGAGAATTACAACGATCTCCACGTCTTCATGCTGGTTGCCCGGGAAGGCAGCTTTACCCGGGCGGCAGCCAGACTGGGACTGGCCCAGTCCGGGATCAGTCGCACCATCCGGGAGCTCGAGGCCAGGCTCGGGGTGCAACTGCTGGTGCGCACTACCCGCAGTCTGTCACTGACCCAGGCTGGCGAGCAGTTGTACCGCATGGCACTGAGCGGCTTTCAGTCCCTGGATGCGGGGCTGGCTACGCTAGCCCATTTTCGCGACATCCCTTCCGGCACTGTGAGGATCAACGCCAGTCAGCACGCCATCGACAAGGTGCTGCTGCCCAAGCTGGCCATCTTCAGACAGCGTTATCCTGACATTCGACTGGAGCTCATCAGCGAAAGCCGCTTCGTGAACATCATCGACGAGCGCTTCGATGCCGGTGTGCGACTGGGCGGCGAGGTGGGCGAGGGGATGGTGGCCGTGCGCATTACCCCTGATATGGAGATGGTGATGGTGGCGACGCCGGATCATTTTCTGCAATACGGCTTTCCGCAGACGCCGGCCGAGCTGGCGGTCCACCCCTGCATTGCCTACCAGTTTGCCGATGGCAGTCTCTATCAGTGGGAACTGTGGCAGGAGGGCAAACTCGTCAAGCATCGACCGCAGGGACAGTGGGTCTTCTCCGACAGCTACTTGGAGGCGGCGGCAGCAAGAATGGGGTTGGGGTTGGCCTATGTACCTGAGGAGCTGGTCACCGATGAACTGGAACGCGGAACCCTGATCCGGGTGTTATCGCGGTTTAGCCACCGTCTGGAAGGTATGTATCTTTACTACCCTCATCGCAACGTATCACCCGCCCTGAGAGCCCTCGTCGACACGCTGAAACACTGAAGGCAGAAGCCGACGGATGGCAGTTTCTGCCTGTGGCGGCGACAGGCCGGCGAGCCTGCCGTCCTGTGCAAGGCCCCATGGCGTGCGGCAGGACGGGGCTCAGCCCTTGCGGCTGGCGAGCTGACGCAGCAGCTGGGTGCTCTGGTGCAGGCTCTGCTGCTGCACCTCGCTCAAGGGGCACTGCTTGAGCACGTATTCGGCGCTGGCCACCACCGTCTTCCAGCGTGGCGCCTTGGGCAGGGTGTCCAGGCTCAGGTATTTGTCGAGAGTACGGGTCTGGGGGCTGGATCTGTCCATGTAGACGCGCCACAGCTTGCTCTTCTCCGCCAGCACTATCTTGCCCTTGCCGGTGCTCTGCTGCCAGGTATCCAGGGTGAGGCGCATGGTGTCCACCAGAGCCCGGCGCAAGGGTTCGTCATCCTGCTGGCGAATGAGGTTGTCCGCGAGCGATCTGAACTCGCCCCCCAGCCGGCTCAGCTCACCCAGCAACTGGCCGTCTTCGATGATGGCCTGGCGCGACAGGCTCTTTAGGGCGTTCTCCAGGGCCATCACCCTGTTGTCGTCCTGGCGCTGCTCGGTGCTGAGGGTGAGGGCGAAGGCGTGCTGGCCCCCCAGGCTGATGGGCAGGGCCCGGGCATTGAGTCCGTCCTTCTGGCCCGCCACCAGGAAGCTCAGATCCTGCTCCGGCCGCGCCACCATGTCGGGCCACTGGCTCGCCAGCGGGGTCGCCAGCCACTCGTCCAGCGGCAGCCCCTCCATGGCTTCCGGCTCCTGGCCCAGCAAGCGGGCCAGGGCGCGGGAGGCAAACAGCACCACCCCCTGCTCGTCGATGAAGACCATGGGATCGGCCCCCTCCCCAAGCAGCGCCAGCAGCCGCTCCTGATCCTGATGCAGCTGGGCCTGCAGGCGCAGGCGGTGCTCTATCTCCTGCTTGAGCAGGTGATTTTCCACCAGGGAGGCGCGGCCTGCGCTGGCCTCCAGCAGGGCCCTGACCCGGGCAAACAGCTCCTCCTTGCAGAAGGGCTTCACCAGATAGTCGTTGGCCCCGGCGTTGAAGCCCTCTTCGATGTCCTTGGGCTGGTTGAGGGCGGTGAGCAGCAGCACCGGCAGCTTGTCCTTGGGATGCTGCTGGCGCAGCCGGCGACAGACGTCGAAGCCCGACAGGGTCGGCATCATCACGTCCAGCAGAATGAGATCCACCGGCTCCTGGGCCAGCTTGGCCAGGGCGTCGTGGCCGTCGCTGCTCGGCAGTATGCGGTAACCGCAGGGCTGCAGCAGGTGGCGCAGTATGTGCAGGTTGATGGGCTCGTCATCCACCACCAGTATGAGAGGCGCGTCTGGTGGGGGCGGGGGCAGATCGTCGCTCTCCCAGTCCGGCAGTATGAGGGGTTGCTGGCGCACCAGCTGATGCTCTATCTGGCGGCTGTCGAGGGTCAGGCTGCCTGCCTTGCCGCTGGCAAGGGGCAGGGTGAAGGCGAAGGTGGAGCCGACGCTAGGCTCGCTCTCCACGAACAGCTCGCCCCCCATCAGGTGCACCAGCTGGCGGGTGATGGACAGACCCAGCCCGGCCCCCTGCTTGCTCACCTCGGGGCTCATCTGCACCAGGGGCTCGAAGATGTGCTCCAGGTGCTCTTTGGCAATGCCGATGCCGGTGTCCGTCACCCTGATGCGCAAGAAATTGCCCTCCACCTGGGCGCTCAGCACCACCTTGCCCTGGGGGGTGTACTTGATGGCGTTGCCCACCAGGTTGTAGAGCACCTGTTCTAGGCGCTGCTCGTCCGCCAGCACCGGCGGCAGCTCGGCCGGGCTGATGTCCACCAGAGTGAGGGGCTTGGCCTGCACCAGGTGCTGGCAGAGATCCAGCACCAGCCGGATTACCCCCTTGGAGGCGACCGGCTGGGGATGGATCTCCAGCTGGCCGTAGCGCATCTGGTGGTAGTCGAGCAGATCGTCCACCAGCCGGGCCAGGCCGTCGGCGCTCTTGATGATGAGGCCGAGCTGATTTTGCTGCCCTTCGGTCAGGTCCTGCTGACTGGCAAGCATGGACTCCGCCATCCCCTTGATGCCGTGGATGGGGGTGCGCAGCTCGTGGGAGGTGTTGGCCAAGAGCTCGTCCTTGAGCTTGTCCGCCTGTTGCAGGCTGAGGTTCTGCTTGTGGGTCAGCTTGACCTGCTGTTGCAGCTCCTGGGTCTGGCGCTCGATAAGCTCAATCTTGTCTTTCACCGAGCGCTGCATGTGACGAAACGCCTGGGCCAGCCGGTCGATGTCGTCGTCGGTGCGGGGAATGGTGATGGGGTGCTCCAGGGCGCCATCGGCCACCTGCTCGGCGGCGGCGGTGAGGGATCGCAGGGGCGCCGTGATGGAGTGGGAGAGCCAGCGTGAGAACAGGATAAGCAGCAGCAGGGAGCACGCCCCCAGCAGGATCACCAGGGTCTCCAGCTGGCGGATGGGGGCATAGGCCTCGCTGGTGGAGATCTCGGCGATGAAGGCCCACTCGGTGTCGAACACCTTGACCTGGGTGTAGGCGGCCAGCACCTCGTCATCGTGATAGGAGAGGAAGGGGCCGACCCCCTGCTCGCCGGAGAGGGCCTTGATGACCAGCGGTGTCTGCAGTGGCCGGAAGTTGGGGCTGAAGCTGTTCTCCACACTGAATTCGGGGGCGAGAGAGGCGTTGGCGCGCATCCGCTTGTCCGGGCCTATGAGGATGGTCTCGCCGGTCTCGCCGAGCCCCTCCCGCTCCGCCATGATCTGGTTGAGCTTGTC from Aeromonas rivipollensis carries:
- a CDS encoding SPOR domain-containing protein, giving the protein MTECHLPKCNPASLIRQIGIGLAAGGLCLLILSYVSPARQSAPETAPAPAEASSPQSQTSGAAATARQGDEASFPLPALTAGADGEKGEGMTAGVTVTPMMGEPSTALSTGPQEIAAQEQEPPMGIPASLPPAAPQPVAKAAVPSEPVPRPASKPSPTSESKPEIKPAAKAQATAPGKVSLTPARVLQQKNGNHLSVQLMGSRSLEAIAQFVLANRLTGQVWVYQTRFNAGPWYVVLKGEYAGMSQAQAAIRTLSPALQKADPWPKSFAQVKRELQQ
- a CDS encoding MFS transporter, encoding MKTHHAAVESAPVVQEHWGAVGAMSLCVALLIAAEFMPVSLLTPIARDLGVSDGQAGLAISISGLFAVIASLLVTRVCAHHERRHVLMVLTLVMLLSLILIALSPNFALLMLARALLGIVIGGFWALATATIMRLVASDSVPRALGLMYTGNAVATAFAAPLGSYLGGIIGWRGVFWLLTPLVVLNLLWMAASLPSMRSERRMAQALGLLTRPNVAMAMLGVMLTFAGAFCAFTYFRPFLETRTQTSLPELSSLLLALGMAGFVGTAVASATLHRHLYRLLRWLPLILGLITLGLLTMQHSFWGVALMLTLWGAINAAIPVAWSAWIARGIQDAPESGGGLIVAAIQLSIMLGAGIGGWLLDHYTIDATLTGSAVLLMVATLVVGSGKRLQPAQMNG
- a CDS encoding cyclophilin-like fold protein, coding for MNIKMTIAGQIITARLEDNHSARDFFAMLPLTLPIEDYAETEKIAYLPRKLITLGAPKGIDPGVGDLTYYAPWGNLAIFYRDFGYSTGLIKLGRIESGLDALTAQPSGALTIEAVK
- a CDS encoding alpha/beta hydrolase, whose protein sequence is MNVLPKKLTAVASALLLGAALTGVSTMSHAQTANPTEPVSMLTQWDKTFAQSDKVEHRKVSFKNRYGLTLVADLYLPKNRGAAKLAAIALGGPFGAVKEQSSGLYAQILAERGFATLAFDPSYTGESGGQPRNVASPDINTEDFSAAIDFLGLQKEVDPNRIGIIGICGWGGMALNATAVDKRVKAVVASTMYDMTRVMYKGYNDSMTLDQRTKVLEQLSQQRWQDAENGAPAYQPAYNTLKGGEAQFLVDYHDYYMTKRGYHPRAVNSGNAWTQTTPISFMNMPILSYIKEISPRPLLLVHGEKAHSRYFSETAYAAANEPKELYIVKGANHVDLYDQVDKIPFDKIEQFFQTNLK
- a CDS encoding LysR family transcriptional regulator, with the protein product MTSRENYNDLHVFMLVAREGSFTRAAARLGLAQSGISRTIRELEARLGVQLLVRTTRSLSLTQAGEQLYRMALSGFQSLDAGLATLAHFRDIPSGTVRINASQHAIDKVLLPKLAIFRQRYPDIRLELISESRFVNIIDERFDAGVRLGGEVGEGMVAVRITPDMEMVMVATPDHFLQYGFPQTPAELAVHPCIAYQFADGSLYQWELWQEGKLVKHRPQGQWVFSDSYLEAAAARMGLGLAYVPEELVTDELERGTLIRVLSRFSHRLEGMYLYYPHRNVSPALRALVDTLKH
- a CDS encoding ATP-binding protein; this translates as MKWIFRPRGLRPQLMLAFFMLGLVPFLVVTLFFLYSHGKDLTTQTSNHLVSVRNIKKSQLEDYFGNLKEQIINFSQQDFAGNSIGRFYGFTGAFEKLGTTPQEARARAQARYVPGSWDKLQQPDSQVDIEPSISALILADEMYGRVHQRFHRGYADMVRKSNYSDIFLVDLNGDVVYSVTKHPNFATNLLSGPYQASGLGNTFAKIKRRLDGGQKPQQIFEFTDFGRNELTGQVVAYLAAPVMQYDYVRGVVIFELLPDKLNQIMAEREGLGETGETILIGPDKRMRANASLAPEFSVENSFSPNFRPLQTPLVIKALSGEQGVGPFLSYHDDEVLAAYTQVKVFDTEWAFIAEISTSEAYAPIRQLETLVILLGACSLLLLILFSRWLSHSITAPLRSLTAAAEQVADGALEHPITIPRTDDDIDRLAQAFRHMQRSVKDKIELIERQTQELQQQVKLTHKQNLSLQQADKLKDELLANTSHELRTPIHGIKGMAESMLASQQDLTEGQQNQLGLIIKSADGLARLVDDLLDYHQMRYGQLEIHPQPVASKGVIRLVLDLCQHLVQAKPLTLVDISPAELPPVLADEQRLEQVLYNLVGNAIKYTPQGKVVLSAQVEGNFLRIRVTDTGIGIAKEHLEHIFEPLVQMSPEVSKQGAGLGLSITRQLVHLMGGELFVESEPSVGSTFAFTLPLASGKAGSLTLDSRQIEHQLVRQQPLILPDWESDDLPPPPPDAPLILVVDDEPINLHILRHLLQPCGYRILPSSDGHDALAKLAQEPVDLILLDVMMPTLSGFDVCRRLRQQHPKDKLPVLLLTALNQPKDIEEGFNAGANDYLVKPFCKEELFARVRALLEASAGRASLVENHLLKQEIEHRLRLQAQLHQDQERLLALLGEGADPMVFIDEQGVVLFASRALARLLGQEPEAMEGLPLDEWLATPLASQWPDMVARPEQDLSFLVAGQKDGLNARALPISLGGQHAFALTLSTEQRQDDNRVMALENALKSLSRQAIIEDGQLLGELSRLGGEFRSLADNLIRQQDDEPLRRALVDTMRLTLDTWQQSTGKGKIVLAEKSKLWRVYMDRSSPQTRTLDKYLSLDTLPKAPRWKTVVASAEYVLKQCPLSEVQQQSLHQSTQLLRQLASRKG